A genomic window from Denticeps clupeoides chromosome 11, fDenClu1.1, whole genome shotgun sequence includes:
- the nfu1 gene encoding NFU1 iron-sulfur cluster scaffold homolog, mitochondrial: protein MKAGQYSPLHYPTRTASGRGRSSANSTDMAAYCGVGRLRTLSGLISRAISNSALIKRTVPLEMNTNVFVRNMFIQTQDTPNPNSLKFLPGRAVLESGTMDFAAPRDAFCSPLARQLFRIDGVKGVFLGPDFITITKADTTLEWKLIKPDVFATIMDFFTTGLPVVNEDATPQADTAPSDDDDEVVEMIKELLDTRIRPTVQEDGGDVLYRGFQDGIVKLKLQGSCTSCPSSIVTLKSGIQNMLQFYVPEVEGVEQVKDEDEVEQGAKC, encoded by the exons ATGAAAGC GGGGCAGTACTCTCCGCTTCACTACCCGACGCGCACTGCGTCAGGCAGAGGAAGAAGCAGCGCGAACAGTACAGACATGGCCGCGTACTGCGGTGTCGGGAGGTTACGGACTCTCTCCGGACTAATATCTAGAGC AATTTCCAACAGTGCGCTCATTAAACGGACGGTGCCGCTGGAAATGAACACGAATGTGTTTG TTAGAAACATGTTCATCCAAACACAAGACACGCCAAACCCGAACAGCCTGAAGTTCTTGCCCGGCCGTGCGGTGCTGGAGTCGGGGACGATGGATTTTGCTGCACCCAGGGATGCGTTCTGCTCCCCGCTGGCCAG GCAGCTCTTCAGGATTGATGGGGTCAAGGGCGTTTTTCTAGGACCTGATTTCATAACCATAACCAAG GCTGACACCACTCTGGAGTGGAAATTGATAAAGCCCGACGTCTTTGCTACAATTATGGACTTCTTTACTACGGGACTACCAGTGGTGAATGAAGATGCAACCCCACAGGCAGATACAG CCCCTTCAGATGATGACGATGAAGTAGTTGAAATGATCAAAGAGCTGCTGGACACTCGTATCAG gCCCACAGTTCaggaggatggtggtgatgtgTTATATCGGGGCTTTCAAGATGGTATCGTCAAATTAAAGCTACAGGGATCCTGCACCAGCTGCCCAAGTTCTATTGTCACCCTGAAGAGCGGAATTCAAAACATGCTCCAGTTCTACGTCCCAGAGGTAGAAGGAGTAGAGCAG GTAAAGGATGAGGATGAGGTGGAGCAAGGAGCAAAGTGCTGA